A stretch of Microbulbifer bruguierae DNA encodes these proteins:
- a CDS encoding glycine zipper 2TM domain-containing protein, producing MKFNTTALAALICGTLTASLATSVHAEPPEGRGWKKHHKHEHHERKEEYWDGNCKVERKWKRNGDYVEERSCRNQRDYSDRNHHHHHGRQPVRVVVLPPWFNQQAPEPEYRPEWRPAPQPTTATRCNSDRVGSVLGGLIGGVIGHQIGDGRGNTAATIGGAIAGVLIGGNIGSKMDQRNQACVGQVLEFAPEGERVTWQNQNGNEQYTVTPGAFEQRGDQYCRSFVTEIVGQGAQSAQSVACRRPDGSWAPAY from the coding sequence ATGAAATTCAATACCACCGCCCTCGCCGCGCTGATTTGCGGCACGCTCACTGCCAGTCTCGCTACCAGTGTCCACGCCGAACCCCCCGAAGGCCGCGGCTGGAAAAAGCACCACAAGCATGAGCACCACGAGCGCAAGGAAGAGTACTGGGACGGCAACTGCAAGGTCGAGCGCAAATGGAAGCGCAACGGCGACTATGTGGAAGAGCGCAGCTGCAGAAATCAGCGTGACTATTCCGACCGCAACCACCATCACCACCATGGACGGCAACCTGTCCGTGTGGTGGTACTGCCCCCCTGGTTCAACCAGCAGGCGCCGGAGCCAGAGTACCGCCCGGAATGGCGGCCGGCACCGCAGCCCACCACCGCCACCCGCTGTAACAGTGACCGGGTCGGCAGCGTACTGGGCGGCCTGATCGGCGGTGTTATCGGCCACCAGATTGGCGATGGCCGCGGCAACACCGCAGCCACTATCGGCGGCGCCATTGCCGGCGTGCTGATTGGCGGCAACATCGGCAGCAAGATGGACCAGCGCAACCAGGCGTGCGTCGGACAGGTACTGGAGTTTGCTCCCGAGGGCGAACGCGTTACCTGGCAAAACCAGAACGGTAATGAACAATACACGGTAACCCCCGGTGCTTTCGAACAGCGCGGCGACCAGTACTGTCGCTCCTTCGTCACCGAGATTGTCGGGCAGGGCGCCCAGAGCGCGCAAAGTGTTGCCTGCCGTCGCCCGGACGGCAGCTGGGCACCGGCCTACTGA
- a CDS encoding SH3 domain-containing protein — MLVHGGVLEDTAWRLSEFRSMNDGVGSLRPDTPVSVQIRFGADGTATMQLDCNRGSAQWRLKPSADPSNGQIELSQVAATLAACGGHNLGGKFAKDAPMVRGYMIQDGRLSLSLLADAGIYIFDPIPPTASVEDGGPRVWEVAGASSGLKLRKAASASADVIGRFADGDRLDNLGCEAVGEQLWCYVQRFGGGPVGYVAAGYLTPAIAPDGTMPAGLDDSALRAGRGDFDATGKIPCGDHWCDFGVARAGGGFATVVITRANGYPRALFFRMGIATGADTAEAEGYREFTVTREDDNHLISVGPERYRIPDAVIYGG; from the coding sequence ATGTTGGTTCACGGCGGCGTACTGGAAGACACGGCGTGGCGCTTATCGGAATTTCGTTCGATGAATGATGGTGTCGGGTCACTTCGGCCTGATACGCCGGTCAGCGTTCAGATCCGCTTCGGCGCAGACGGCACAGCGACGATGCAGCTCGACTGCAACCGCGGGAGCGCGCAGTGGAGACTGAAACCCTCGGCTGACCCGTCCAATGGACAGATTGAACTGAGCCAGGTAGCGGCGACACTGGCCGCTTGTGGGGGCCACAATCTGGGCGGGAAGTTTGCGAAAGACGCACCGATGGTGCGCGGATACATGATTCAGGATGGCAGGCTTTCTCTCAGCCTGTTGGCGGATGCCGGCATCTACATTTTCGACCCGATTCCGCCCACGGCAAGTGTTGAAGATGGCGGCCCGCGAGTGTGGGAGGTGGCCGGTGCATCATCCGGTCTGAAACTGAGGAAGGCAGCTTCCGCCTCTGCAGATGTTATTGGGCGCTTTGCGGATGGTGATCGCCTCGACAACCTGGGGTGTGAAGCCGTTGGCGAGCAGCTCTGGTGCTATGTACAGCGTTTTGGTGGCGGCCCGGTCGGTTACGTTGCGGCGGGTTACCTGACGCCCGCGATCGCTCCCGATGGCACCATGCCTGCGGGCCTAGACGATTCGGCGCTGCGCGCTGGCCGGGGAGACTTCGACGCAACGGGCAAGATTCCCTGTGGTGATCATTGGTGCGACTTTGGCGTAGCCCGCGCAGGTGGCGGCTTTGCCACCGTGGTCATCACGCGGGCAAACGGTTATCCGCGGGCGCTGTTCTTCAGGATGGGGATTGCAACAGGCGCCGACACCGCGGAAGCAGAAGGGTACCGCGAATTCACGGTGACACGGGAGGACGACAACCACCTGATTAGCGTTGGTCCCGAACGCTACCGGATACCTGACGCAGTGATTTACGGCGGTTAG
- a CDS encoding M16 family metallopeptidase has protein sequence MPRNLTASLALLTALSIPALGLFGCDRSSTQSEPKSQTEAASKAPAEQEAKPDFSIEYEQFQLDNGLNVLFHIDRSDPVVAVSLTAHVGSAREKEGRTGFAHLFEHLLFLESENLGKGGLDAMSARIGGSGANGSTSRDVTNYYQTVPKDALEKMLWAEADKLGWFINTVTDPVLAKEKQVVKNEKRQGVDNRPYGHSQYVIDRNLYPEGHPYSWQVIGSLEDLDNATLDDVKTFFRRWYVPNNVTLVVAGDFDPAQAKALVQKYFGEIPAGEAIERAPKQPVTLKETKRLYYEDNFARQPQLSMAWPTVPRYSADSYPLAVLSEYLSVGKRAPLYRVLVEDEQLTAYVAMAAYESELAGQMQLEVQAFAGGNLDDVYKGIEKGFALFEKEGIAEEDLERIKAGQEVAFYNSLSSVLGKGFQLAQYQIYANDPGYVSEDIERLLAVTAEDVQRVYDKYIKGKPYVATSFVPRGEKALALADSTEAQVVEEQIVNGAEAQFDTSASAEYEKTPSKFDRSTEPAYGSAAETAVPDVWQGELANGIEVFGIENSEVPTVTFSLVIDGGQLQERLDKIGVANLTAMLMERGTKNRTPEELETEIQKLGASISVSAGQESFRFDVTTLARNFNKVFALLQEMLLEPRWDEKELVLAKKSVTSQIQRAAAEPNAIASKKFARLLHGKDSIRGYSGLGTEDSVAAITMEDLKAYYKTYLSPSVARVHVVGDIAQADFMAAAKPLAKQWPARPVTIPKPKSEPAKPGIYFVDVPDSKQSVLRIGRLAMPAVSQDYYPAVFTNYILGGGGFASRLTQQLREGKGYTYGIRSNVSGGKDEGQFAIGSGVRANVTAESVQLINDILKQYGPTYTERDLDVSRSYLVRANTRAFETARAKLGLLENMSEFGWPADYVREREAVAKGMTLERVQKIAESYMLPGSMIWLVVGDRETQFDRLQDLGLGELTLLDSD, from the coding sequence ATGCCCCGCAACCTTACCGCCTCCCTGGCGCTGCTGACCGCACTTTCCATCCCGGCTCTCGGCCTGTTCGGCTGCGACCGCTCCAGTACCCAGTCCGAGCCGAAGTCGCAAACAGAGGCGGCGTCAAAGGCACCGGCCGAGCAAGAAGCCAAGCCCGATTTCTCCATTGAGTACGAACAGTTCCAGCTGGATAACGGCCTCAATGTGCTGTTCCACATCGACCGCTCCGATCCGGTGGTGGCGGTGTCGCTGACCGCCCATGTGGGTTCGGCGCGGGAGAAGGAGGGGCGCACCGGCTTTGCCCATCTGTTCGAGCACCTGCTGTTCCTGGAGTCCGAGAACCTGGGCAAGGGCGGGCTGGATGCGATGAGTGCGCGGATTGGCGGTTCCGGGGCCAATGGTTCCACTTCCCGGGATGTCACCAACTACTACCAGACGGTGCCGAAGGACGCGCTGGAGAAAATGCTGTGGGCGGAGGCGGACAAGCTGGGCTGGTTTATCAATACGGTGACCGATCCGGTGCTGGCGAAAGAAAAGCAGGTGGTGAAGAACGAGAAGCGCCAGGGTGTGGATAACCGCCCCTATGGCCACAGCCAGTATGTGATCGATCGCAACCTCTACCCGGAGGGCCACCCCTACAGCTGGCAGGTGATCGGCTCGCTGGAGGATCTGGACAATGCCACCCTGGACGATGTGAAGACCTTTTTCCGCCGCTGGTATGTGCCCAACAACGTGACCTTGGTAGTGGCCGGGGATTTTGATCCGGCGCAGGCCAAGGCGCTGGTGCAGAAGTACTTCGGTGAGATCCCCGCGGGCGAGGCCATCGAGCGCGCGCCCAAGCAGCCGGTCACCCTGAAGGAAACCAAGCGGCTCTATTACGAGGACAACTTCGCCCGCCAGCCCCAGCTGAGCATGGCCTGGCCGACGGTGCCGCGCTACAGCGCGGACAGCTATCCGCTGGCGGTGCTGTCTGAATATCTCTCCGTCGGCAAACGCGCGCCCCTGTACCGGGTGCTGGTGGAAGACGAGCAGCTGACCGCGTATGTGGCTATGGCTGCGTATGAATCCGAGCTGGCGGGGCAGATGCAATTGGAGGTACAGGCGTTTGCCGGCGGCAATCTGGACGATGTGTATAAGGGGATCGAGAAAGGCTTTGCCCTGTTTGAAAAAGAGGGTATCGCCGAGGAAGATCTGGAGCGGATCAAGGCGGGCCAGGAAGTGGCGTTTTACAACAGCCTCTCCAGTGTACTGGGCAAGGGCTTCCAGCTGGCCCAGTACCAGATTTACGCGAATGACCCGGGGTATGTTAGCGAGGATATCGAGCGGCTGCTGGCGGTTACCGCGGAGGATGTGCAGCGGGTGTACGACAAGTACATCAAGGGTAAGCCGTACGTGGCCACCAGCTTTGTGCCCCGTGGAGAAAAGGCGCTGGCACTGGCGGATTCCACCGAGGCACAAGTGGTAGAAGAGCAGATCGTCAACGGCGCCGAAGCGCAGTTCGATACGTCCGCCAGTGCGGAGTACGAGAAAACACCGTCGAAGTTCGACCGCAGCACAGAACCGGCTTATGGCAGTGCGGCGGAAACCGCGGTGCCGGATGTGTGGCAGGGCGAGCTGGCGAACGGTATCGAAGTCTTCGGCATCGAAAACAGTGAAGTGCCAACGGTTACGTTCAGCCTGGTGATTGATGGCGGCCAGTTGCAGGAGCGCCTGGATAAAATCGGCGTGGCGAACCTGACCGCCATGCTGATGGAGCGCGGTACCAAAAACCGTACCCCGGAGGAACTGGAAACAGAAATCCAGAAACTCGGTGCGAGCATCAGTGTTTCTGCCGGGCAGGAGTCTTTCCGTTTCGACGTGACCACGCTGGCGCGGAACTTCAACAAGGTGTTTGCGCTGTTGCAGGAAATGCTGCTGGAACCGCGCTGGGATGAGAAGGAACTGGTGCTGGCGAAGAAAAGCGTAACCAGCCAGATCCAACGCGCCGCCGCGGAACCGAATGCCATCGCCAGCAAAAAGTTCGCGCGCTTGCTGCACGGCAAGGACAGTATTCGTGGTTACAGTGGCCTGGGTACCGAGGATTCGGTAGCGGCCATTACCATGGAAGATCTCAAGGCCTACTACAAAACTTACCTGTCACCGTCCGTGGCGCGTGTCCATGTGGTGGGGGATATTGCGCAGGCAGACTTTATGGCCGCAGCCAAACCGCTGGCAAAACAGTGGCCCGCCAGGCCAGTAACCATCCCCAAACCGAAATCCGAGCCGGCCAAACCCGGGATTTATTTTGTGGATGTGCCGGATTCCAAACAGTCGGTGCTGCGCATCGGTCGCCTGGCGATGCCGGCGGTGTCGCAAGATTATTATCCGGCGGTGTTCACCAACTACATTCTCGGCGGTGGCGGTTTTGCCTCGCGCCTGACCCAGCAACTGCGCGAGGGCAAGGGTTACACCTACGGCATTCGCTCAAATGTTAGCGGCGGTAAAGACGAGGGACAGTTCGCCATCGGCAGCGGCGTGCGTGCCAATGTCACCGCGGAATCGGTGCAGCTGATCAACGATATCCTCAAACAGTACGGTCCCACCTACACCGAGCGAGACCTGGATGTGTCCCGCTCCTATTTAGTACGCGCCAACACCCGTGCGTTTGAAACCGCCCGCGCCAAGCTGGGTCTGCTGGAGAACATGAGTGAATTCGGTTGGCCGGCAGACTATGTGCGGGAGCGTGAGGCGGTGGCAAAGGGGATGACGTTGGAACGCGTACAGAAGATTGCCGAAAGCTACATGCTGCCCGGTTCGATGATCTGGCTGGTGGTGGGGGATCGCGAAACCCAGTTCGATCGTTTGCAGGATCTGGGACTGGGTGAGTTGACGCTTCTGGATAGCGATTAG
- a CDS encoding P-loop ATPase, Sll1717 family — translation MTKKLGFFAYPSNPAEIGQCIESAVDELNKSQPSIAVKTWTQLDIVGHFISSEVLTGIDQADYVIADITSLNFNVTYEVGYAIGQGKRVLLVRNKSINPSGTKIEDVGIFDTLGYVQYQNSGELKKFLLGVTTKSPIEIQYKLNRRAPVYLLEPPFKTDWSGRIISRIKKSGYIFRNFDPNEQPRLSAYDAINQVASSYGIVIPLLSSSSSGYEIHNLRAAFIAGLGDGMNKARCLIQNGDDPVPLDYRDFVNVTYHPNEVNEVIAEFASNVARAFQEQTEEKISRERSFLKKLNLGATSAENEMRDLNAYYLETDQYLKALRGEAHLVVGRKGSGKSAIFLQVRDLERDRNRSKNIVLDLKPDGYKLIKFKERMLSFLEEGTYLHTITAFWEYVLLLEISYKIIEKDKNRHLHDHILYDGYRNLVQLYSADEYDSDGDFSERMSNLMEKIYSEYEAIHSGTTQVRLSSSEVTQLLYKHDVKRLRQELIEYMEKKGTLWLLFDNIDNGWPTSGLEHSDLLIIRALIDATRKIERVFGKKGLDVKTAVFLRNDVYELLVKETADRGKEASVLLDWTDPDLLRELVRLRIVANGLDGNLDFQNAWLKIITSHFKGEESSQYLIERSLMRPRFLLNLINHCKSFAINLNHEKIEESDIEKGLIAYSSDLLRDIGYELRDVATESENILYAFIGTPPILSENETLNLINQATNCETTSEKIFNLLLWYGFLGLKINSDEPKYIYDFSYNKALMDGVKNRSTSTQICINQAFWPALMIDS, via the coding sequence ATGACAAAAAAGCTTGGTTTCTTCGCGTACCCATCCAATCCTGCAGAAATAGGTCAATGCATAGAAAGTGCTGTGGATGAACTCAACAAATCCCAACCTTCTATTGCGGTAAAAACTTGGACCCAGTTAGATATTGTCGGGCACTTTATTTCCAGCGAAGTATTAACTGGCATCGACCAAGCAGATTATGTAATTGCGGATATAACCAGTTTAAATTTCAATGTTACTTATGAAGTTGGTTATGCCATCGGACAAGGCAAACGAGTCTTGCTGGTTCGAAACAAAAGTATCAACCCCTCAGGCACAAAAATTGAAGACGTCGGTATATTTGACACTTTGGGATATGTCCAGTACCAAAACTCAGGCGAATTAAAAAAATTCCTTCTCGGTGTAACGACCAAAAGCCCTATTGAAATACAGTATAAGCTCAACCGAAGAGCCCCTGTCTATCTTTTAGAACCACCATTCAAAACTGACTGGTCAGGAAGAATAATTTCACGGATTAAAAAATCTGGCTACATTTTTAGAAATTTTGACCCGAATGAGCAACCAAGATTGTCAGCGTACGACGCCATAAATCAAGTAGCATCGTCGTATGGAATCGTTATCCCTTTACTTTCATCATCTTCTTCCGGATATGAAATACACAACCTTAGAGCCGCATTCATCGCTGGCTTAGGTGATGGAATGAACAAAGCTCGGTGCTTAATACAGAATGGCGATGACCCAGTACCTCTAGATTACAGAGATTTCGTCAACGTCACATATCACCCAAATGAAGTTAACGAGGTCATTGCTGAATTTGCGAGCAATGTCGCCAGAGCCTTCCAAGAACAAACAGAAGAAAAAATATCTCGCGAGCGATCTTTCCTCAAGAAGTTAAACCTTGGCGCAACATCAGCAGAAAATGAAATGCGCGATCTGAACGCTTACTATTTGGAAACAGACCAGTACTTAAAAGCACTAAGAGGAGAAGCGCACCTAGTAGTTGGACGAAAAGGATCTGGTAAATCAGCAATATTTCTGCAGGTTCGAGACCTAGAAAGGGATAGAAACCGAAGTAAAAATATCGTACTCGACCTAAAGCCTGACGGATATAAATTAATTAAATTTAAAGAAAGAATGCTCTCTTTTCTCGAAGAAGGCACCTATTTACACACCATCACAGCATTCTGGGAATATGTACTCCTATTAGAAATAAGCTATAAAATCATTGAAAAAGACAAGAACCGTCATCTACATGATCACATACTTTATGATGGATACAGGAATCTAGTCCAACTATACAGCGCCGACGAGTACGACTCTGACGGAGATTTTTCCGAAAGAATGTCGAACCTAATGGAAAAAATATACTCCGAGTATGAAGCCATCCATTCAGGCACAACTCAAGTTCGCCTATCTTCTTCTGAAGTTACTCAACTACTATATAAGCACGACGTTAAAAGATTAAGACAAGAACTAATTGAGTACATGGAGAAAAAAGGCACACTATGGTTGCTCTTTGACAACATTGATAACGGGTGGCCAACTTCAGGATTAGAACATAGTGACCTACTCATAATTCGCGCCTTGATAGATGCAACAAGAAAAATCGAGCGAGTTTTCGGAAAAAAAGGGCTCGATGTTAAAACTGCTGTTTTCTTGAGAAATGACGTATATGAGTTACTTGTAAAAGAAACAGCCGACAGAGGAAAGGAAGCCAGCGTCCTACTTGACTGGACTGACCCTGATCTACTACGTGAACTTGTACGGCTTAGAATCGTGGCAAATGGCTTAGATGGGAACCTGGACTTCCAGAACGCCTGGCTAAAAATAATAACAAGCCATTTCAAAGGAGAAGAGTCATCACAATACCTGATTGAACGATCACTTATGCGACCACGCTTTCTTCTTAACCTAATCAATCACTGTAAAAGCTTTGCAATCAATCTAAACCACGAAAAAATTGAAGAGTCAGATATTGAAAAGGGCCTAATTGCATATTCCTCTGACCTTCTACGTGATATTGGCTACGAACTAAGGGATGTCGCAACCGAATCCGAAAACATACTTTATGCGTTTATAGGAACACCGCCGATTTTAAGCGAAAACGAAACTTTAAATCTAATAAACCAAGCAACGAATTGCGAAACAACTTCGGAAAAAATATTCAACCTACTACTTTGGTATGGATTCCTCGGTCTAAAAATCAATTCAGACGAGCCAAAATATATTTACGACTTCAGTTACAATAAAGCCCTAATGGATGGCGTAAAAAACAGATCCACATCAACTCAAATATGCATTAATCAAGCTTTTTGGCCAGCACTAATGATTGATTCATGA
- the oppF gene encoding murein tripeptide/oligopeptide ABC transporter ATP binding protein OppF, whose amino-acid sequence MTTVEKELLLDVRDLKVHFSIKKENAWPWSKPSNLKAVNGVDLQLYAGETLGVVGESGCGKSTLARAIIGLIKATDGNVLWLGQDLTELDDKALRATRKDIQMIFQDPLASLNPRMTIGDIIAEPLRTLRPDIPRKEVADRVQAMMMKVGLLPNLVNRYPHEFSGGQCQRIGIARALILEPKLIICDEPVSALDVSIQAQVVNLLKQLQREMNLSLIFIAHDLSVVKHISDRVVVMYLGNAVEIGTTEKLFAAPQHPYTQALMSAVPIPDPEKEKNKQIQLLEGELPSPINPPSGCVFRTRCPKASADCAQQMPTLQGSAEHQSACLLNHPSPATT is encoded by the coding sequence ATGACGACCGTAGAAAAAGAATTGTTGCTGGATGTCCGGGACCTGAAGGTGCACTTTTCCATCAAAAAGGAAAACGCCTGGCCCTGGAGTAAACCGTCCAACCTGAAAGCCGTGAATGGTGTTGACCTGCAACTCTATGCCGGGGAAACCCTCGGTGTGGTGGGCGAATCCGGCTGCGGTAAATCCACTCTGGCGCGCGCCATTATCGGCCTGATCAAAGCCACCGATGGCAACGTACTGTGGCTTGGACAGGATCTTACCGAACTCGACGACAAGGCCCTGCGCGCGACCCGCAAAGACATCCAGATGATTTTTCAGGATCCGCTGGCGTCCCTGAACCCGCGCATGACCATCGGCGATATTATCGCCGAACCTCTGCGTACCCTGCGCCCGGATATTCCCAGGAAAGAGGTGGCTGACCGGGTCCAGGCCATGATGATGAAAGTGGGCCTGCTGCCAAACCTGGTCAACCGGTATCCCCACGAATTCTCCGGCGGCCAGTGTCAGCGTATCGGTATTGCCCGCGCGTTGATTCTGGAACCCAAGCTGATCATCTGCGATGAGCCGGTATCCGCGCTGGACGTTTCCATTCAGGCACAGGTGGTCAACCTGCTGAAACAACTGCAGCGTGAAATGAACCTGTCGCTGATTTTTATTGCCCACGACCTATCCGTGGTCAAACACATTTCTGACCGGGTCGTGGTGATGTATCTGGGTAATGCGGTGGAGATTGGCACCACGGAAAAACTGTTTGCCGCGCCCCAGCATCCCTACACCCAGGCGCTGATGTCTGCGGTGCCAATTCCGGACCCGGAAAAGGAGAAGAACAAACAGATCCAACTGCTCGAAGGCGAGCTGCCATCGCCGATCAACCCGCCAAGCGGCTGCGTGTTCCGCACCCGCTGCCCCAAAGCAAGCGCAGACTGCGCGCAGCAGATGCCGACCTTGCAGGGCAGCGCAGAACACCAAAGTGCCTGCCTCCTTAATCATCCGTCTCCCGCCACCACCTGA
- a CDS encoding type 1 glutamine amidotransferase domain-containing protein has protein sequence MKKLFSIVVALLALSSASLALAAPRVLIVATSHEQMGDTDEKTGLWLSELTHPYHELKKAGFEVEIASIKGGAVPVDARSLADDDAVNFEFLASPQTRSLLDNTRKLADVSPKRYQAILFAGGHGTVWDFPKSPAVNSVASAIFESGGYVAALCHGPAALLNVTGPDGKPIIAGKKVAGFSNVEEKAVGLVEVVPYLLQDELTALGANYQEGKAWESFVVQDGRIITGQNPQSAAELGRVLAKALKK, from the coding sequence ATGAAGAAACTGTTTTCGATCGTTGTGGCGCTACTGGCGTTATCGTCCGCAAGTCTCGCCCTGGCCGCGCCGCGGGTACTGATCGTGGCCACCAGCCACGAGCAGATGGGGGATACCGACGAGAAAACCGGCCTGTGGCTGTCGGAACTGACCCACCCCTACCACGAGCTCAAAAAGGCGGGCTTCGAGGTGGAAATCGCCAGTATCAAGGGCGGCGCGGTACCGGTGGACGCGCGCAGCCTGGCGGATGACGACGCGGTGAACTTCGAGTTCCTCGCCAGCCCGCAAACCCGCAGCCTGCTGGACAACACCCGCAAGCTCGCGGACGTCAGCCCCAAGCGCTACCAGGCCATCCTGTTCGCTGGCGGCCACGGCACCGTGTGGGACTTCCCCAAGAGCCCCGCGGTGAACAGCGTTGCCTCCGCCATTTTTGAGAGCGGCGGTTATGTGGCGGCCCTGTGCCACGGCCCGGCGGCACTGCTGAACGTCACCGGCCCAGACGGCAAGCCGATTATTGCCGGCAAGAAGGTCGCGGGCTTCAGCAATGTGGAAGAAAAAGCGGTAGGCCTGGTAGAGGTAGTGCCCTACCTGCTGCAGGACGAACTGACCGCACTCGGCGCCAACTACCAGGAAGGCAAAGCGTGGGAAAGCTTCGTAGTGCAGGACGGCCGCATAATTACCGGCCAGAACCCGCAGTCTGCGGCGGAGCTAGGGCGGGTACTGGCGAAGGCCCTGAAAAAGTAA
- a CDS encoding DUF3667 domain-containing protein, with product MSETDTLMDQGTAVSAPEPDSQEPSNTTAPEDTYALQESPVCGNCETPLLGPHCHACGQPAKSLLRHFPELIGDFFGSVFGLDSRIARTFGPLLLKPGFLTNEYFAGRRVRYVSPVRLFVFLCLTAFFVAQLSSDWNDFSPVEIRDSDQITENFDMPAVEGDISTATTVEEVIRLRDQALEELQTAAEEEDQIPGIRGMLKGMEHVIRDRAQQRIAELDPAAATTAANAVTESGDPTSENSFTPLQIDGAPEPVNAWLARQSEKLKDNVKRIQDDPNLLKDALFGSIPSALFLLLPFFALLLGILYLFKRRLYMEHLIVALHSHAFLSLALLLMVILFDLRAWLTEPETLSHQLFSTAIVALGCWMPIYLLLMQKRVYGQGWFATSVKYVLLGSCYLILLLTATTFTALASVATL from the coding sequence ATGAGCGAAACGGATACCCTGATGGACCAGGGCACAGCGGTCAGTGCGCCCGAACCTGACTCGCAAGAACCGTCGAATACCACAGCGCCGGAAGATACATACGCGCTGCAGGAATCCCCTGTCTGCGGCAATTGTGAAACACCGCTGCTCGGCCCCCACTGCCATGCCTGCGGCCAGCCGGCCAAAAGCCTGTTGCGGCACTTCCCGGAATTGATCGGCGACTTCTTCGGAAGCGTATTCGGCCTCGACTCCCGCATCGCCCGCACCTTCGGCCCCCTGCTGTTAAAACCCGGATTCCTCACCAACGAATACTTTGCCGGCCGCCGTGTGCGCTATGTAAGCCCGGTGCGGCTATTCGTATTCCTCTGCCTGACAGCCTTTTTCGTTGCACAGCTCAGTAGCGACTGGAATGATTTTTCCCCGGTCGAGATTAGGGACAGCGACCAGATAACAGAAAACTTCGATATGCCTGCGGTGGAGGGCGATATATCCACCGCAACCACGGTTGAGGAAGTCATCCGCCTGCGTGACCAGGCACTTGAGGAACTGCAAACGGCCGCGGAGGAAGAAGACCAGATACCAGGTATCCGCGGCATGCTGAAGGGAATGGAGCATGTGATCCGCGACCGCGCGCAACAGCGTATCGCCGAACTGGACCCCGCTGCTGCAACCACCGCCGCCAACGCCGTCACCGAATCCGGCGACCCGACATCAGAAAATAGTTTTACGCCACTGCAGATCGACGGTGCACCCGAACCCGTCAATGCCTGGCTCGCCCGTCAAAGTGAAAAACTGAAAGACAATGTAAAGCGCATACAGGACGATCCCAACCTGCTGAAGGACGCGCTGTTCGGATCCATCCCGTCCGCACTGTTCCTGCTGCTGCCGTTTTTTGCGCTTCTCCTTGGCATCCTGTATCTGTTCAAGCGCCGCCTGTACATGGAGCATCTTATCGTCGCCCTACACAGCCACGCCTTCCTGTCGCTGGCGCTGCTGCTGATGGTGATCCTGTTCGACCTGCGCGCCTGGCTGACCGAGCCCGAGACGCTTAGCCACCAGTTGTTCAGCACTGCCATTGTCGCGCTGGGCTGCTGGATGCCGATCTACCTGTTACTGATGCAGAAGCGCGTCTACGGCCAGGGCTGGTTTGCTACTTCGGTCAAGTATGTCTTGCTTGGCTCCTGCTACCTGATCCTGCTTCTAACGGCTACGACGTTTACCGCGCTGGCTAGCGTGGCCACCCTTTGA